A region from the Pseudonocardia petroleophila genome encodes:
- a CDS encoding acyl-CoA dehydrogenase, with protein MGHFRSNLRDLEFNLFEVFAVQDRLGSGPFEGVDLQTARDTLKELNTVATGPLAEPFADADRNPPVFDPATHTVTLPQSFKDSYKVLWDGEWWRLGLPVELGGYGIPPTVQWAAAELILGSNPAAFMYMAGPNFASVVHRNGTEEQQHWAELMISRAWGATMVLTEPDAGSDVGAGRTKAVQQADGTWHIDGVKRFITSAEHDMAENIMHLVLARPEGAKAGTKGLSLFLVPKFHFDPETGEPGERNGAFVTGVEHKMGLKASTTCELTFGQHGTPAVGWLLGEVHDGIAQMFEVIEHARMMVGTKAIGTLSAGYLAALEYAKDRVQGADLPQMLDKTAPRVTITHHPDVRRLLMTNKAYAEGLRAVYLYTATFQDRIRVGKAAGEDVSLEERVNDLLLPIVKGVGSERATEQLPQALQVLGGSGYLQDYPIEQYIRDAKIDSLYEGTTAIQSLDLLFRKIVRDNGQALGHVAGEIQAFLDAESGNGRLKEERALLATALADVQGMLGSLTGYLMASAEDPSSIYKVGQHSVRLLMALGDLLVGWLLLRQAEVALTALGGSVSAKDQAFYEGKLGVARFFAKTQLPLLTSQRVILEQADNSLMDLAEAAF; from the coding sequence ATGGGCCACTTCAGGAGCAACCTGCGAGACCTCGAGTTCAACCTCTTCGAGGTCTTCGCGGTCCAGGACCGACTCGGCAGCGGGCCGTTCGAGGGCGTCGACCTCCAGACGGCGCGCGACACGCTCAAGGAGCTCAACACCGTGGCCACCGGGCCGCTGGCCGAGCCCTTCGCCGACGCCGACCGCAACCCGCCCGTCTTCGACCCGGCGACGCACACGGTCACGCTGCCCCAGTCGTTCAAGGACTCCTACAAGGTCCTCTGGGACGGCGAGTGGTGGCGCCTGGGCCTGCCCGTCGAGCTGGGTGGCTACGGCATCCCGCCGACGGTGCAGTGGGCCGCCGCCGAGCTGATCCTCGGCTCCAACCCGGCCGCGTTCATGTACATGGCCGGCCCCAACTTCGCCTCCGTGGTGCACCGCAACGGCACCGAGGAGCAGCAGCACTGGGCCGAGCTGATGATCTCCCGGGCCTGGGGCGCGACGATGGTGCTCACCGAGCCGGACGCGGGCTCCGACGTCGGCGCGGGCCGCACCAAGGCGGTGCAGCAGGCCGACGGCACCTGGCACATCGACGGCGTCAAGCGCTTCATCACCTCGGCCGAGCACGACATGGCCGAGAACATCATGCACCTGGTACTGGCCCGCCCCGAGGGTGCGAAGGCGGGCACCAAGGGCCTGTCGCTGTTCCTGGTCCCGAAGTTCCACTTCGACCCGGAGACCGGCGAGCCCGGTGAGCGCAACGGCGCCTTCGTCACCGGCGTCGAGCACAAGATGGGGCTCAAGGCCTCCACCACCTGCGAGCTCACGTTCGGCCAGCACGGCACCCCCGCCGTCGGCTGGCTGCTCGGCGAGGTGCACGACGGCATCGCGCAGATGTTCGAGGTCATCGAGCACGCGCGGATGATGGTCGGCACCAAGGCGATCGGCACGCTGTCGGCCGGCTACCTCGCCGCGCTGGAGTACGCGAAGGACCGCGTCCAGGGCGCCGACCTGCCGCAGATGCTCGACAAGACCGCTCCGCGCGTCACGATCACCCACCACCCCGACGTCCGCCGCCTGCTCATGACGAACAAGGCCTACGCCGAGGGTCTGCGCGCGGTGTACCTCTACACCGCCACGTTCCAGGACCGGATCCGCGTCGGGAAGGCCGCGGGCGAGGACGTCTCCCTGGAGGAGCGCGTCAACGACCTGCTGCTGCCCATCGTCAAGGGCGTCGGCTCCGAGCGGGCCACCGAGCAGCTCCCGCAGGCGCTGCAGGTGCTGGGCGGCTCCGGCTACCTGCAGGACTACCCGATCGAGCAGTACATCCGCGACGCCAAGATCGACTCCCTGTACGAGGGCACCACGGCGATCCAGTCGCTCGACCTCCTGTTCCGCAAGATCGTCCGCGACAACGGGCAGGCGCTCGGGCACGTCGCCGGGGAGATCCAGGCGTTCCTCGACGCCGAGTCGGGCAACGGCCGGCTCAAGGAGGAGCGCGCGCTGCTCGCCACCGCGCTGGCCGACGTCCAGGGGATGCTCGGCTCGCTCACCGGCTACCTCATGGCCTCGGCGGAGGACCCGTCGAGCATCTACAAGGTCGGCCAGCACAGCGTGCGGCTGCTGATGGCGCTCGGCGACCTGCTCGTCGGCTGGCTGCTGCTGCGCCAGGCCGAGGTCGCCCTGACCGCGCTGGGCGGCTCGGTCTCCGCCAAGGACCAGGCCTTCTACGAGGGCAAGCTCGGCGTCGCCCGGTTCTTCGCCAAGACCCAGCTCCCGCTGCTCACCAGCCAGCGGGTGATCCTGGAGCAGGCCGACAACAGCCTGATGGACCTGGCCGAGGCCGCGTTCTAG
- a CDS encoding response regulator transcription factor, with amino-acid sequence MRARVLVVDDHPVFRRGMTALLRASGFDVVAEAASGTEAVAAAARELPDVVLMDLGLPDLGGAAATERITAAHPDVRVVVVTSYDDEASVRAALDAGADGYVTKDASPDQIVAAVEAARMGALWLGSGVPRPGATAPAPAPALPGLSPREAAVAELVGKGLSNPVIATRLGLSPKTVANYVSTVLLRLGAADRAEAIRLIRDRRSG; translated from the coding sequence CACCCGGTCTTCCGCCGGGGGATGACGGCACTGCTGCGGGCCAGCGGTTTCGACGTCGTGGCCGAGGCGGCCAGCGGCACGGAGGCGGTGGCGGCCGCCGCGCGGGAGCTGCCGGACGTGGTGCTGATGGATCTCGGGCTCCCCGACCTCGGCGGGGCGGCGGCCACCGAGCGGATCACCGCGGCCCACCCGGACGTACGGGTCGTCGTGGTCACCTCCTACGACGACGAGGCGTCGGTGCGGGCCGCGCTGGACGCGGGGGCCGACGGCTACGTCACGAAGGACGCCTCTCCCGACCAGATCGTGGCGGCCGTCGAGGCGGCGAGGATGGGCGCGCTGTGGCTGGGCAGCGGGGTGCCGCGCCCGGGGGCGACGGCCCCGGCCCCCGCCCCGGCCCTGCCCGGTCTGAGCCCGCGGGAGGCGGCGGTGGCCGAGCTGGTCGGCAAGGGGCTGTCCAACCCGGTGATCGCGACGCGCCTGGGCCTGTCGCCGAAGACGGTGGCGAACTACGTCTCGACGGTCCTGCTGCGGCTGGGGGCCGCGGACCGGGCGGAGGCGATCCGCCTGATCCGCGACCGCCGCAGCGGCTGA